Proteins encoded together in one Cicer arietinum cultivar CDC Frontier isolate Library 1 chromosome 4, Cicar.CDCFrontier_v2.0, whole genome shotgun sequence window:
- the LOC101511632 gene encoding DEAD-box ATP-dependent RNA helicase 37-like: MSATMRTSSWADSADNNAAIGSGVSSNTNASAVGRPVKPAYVPPHLRNRSMASLAEPPSLVTNNVNERGPANWGGSLNFKPDLGAGRQGYGSGGGFNSRGGAGAGRERGGRREANPFENDEVDESFSEQENTGINFDAYDDIPVETSGENVPPPVNTFAEIDLGDALNQNIQRCKYVKPTPVQRYAIPISLSGRDLMACAQTGSGKTAAFCFPIISGILREQYAQRPRVARTAYPLALILSPTRELSCQIHDEAKKFSYQTGVKVVVAYGGAPITQQLRELERGVDILVATPGRLVDLLERARVSLQMIRYLALDEADRMLDMGFEPQIRKIVEQMDMPPPGMRQTLLFSATFPKEIQRLASDFLSSYVFLAVGRVGSSTDLIAQRVEYVLDSDKRSHLMDLLHAQRETGVNGKQGLTLVFVETKKGADALEHCLCVNGFPATCIHGDRTQQEREQALRSFKTGNTPILVATDVAARGLDIPRVAHVVNFDLPNDIDDYVHRIGRTGRAGKMGLATAFFNEGNLSMAKPLADLMQEANQEVPAWLTRYAARASYGGGNRNKRTGGARFGGRDVRKESSFNKGTDYYGGTGGGYGVPTSYGGGYGQGVTSAWD, encoded by the exons ATGTCTGCAACTATGAGAACAAGTTCATGGGCAGATTCTGCTGATAATAATGCAGCTATTGGTTCTGGTGTTTCCTCCAATACCAATGCCTCAGCTGTGGGTCGCCCTGTCAAGCCAGCTTATGTTCCTCCACATCTTCGTAATCGGTCAATGGCTTCTTTGGCCGAGCCTCCTTCTTTGGTGACTAATAATGTTAATGAAAGGGGTCCGGCGAATTGGGGTGGTTCATTGAACTTCAAGCCTGATCTTGGTGCTGGTAGACAAGGATATGGTTCTGGTGGTGGGTTCAACAGTAGAGGAGGAGCTGGGGCGGGGAGGGAGCGTGGGGGAAGACGTGAGGCTAATCCTTTTGAGAATGATGAGGTTGATGAATCTTTTAGTGAGCAAGAGAATACGGGGATTAACTTTGATGCTTATGATGATATCCCTGTGGAGACTAGTGGGGAGAATGTTCCTCCTCCCGTGAATACGTTTGCGGAAATAGATTTAGGTGATGCGTTGAATCAGAACATACAGAGATGCAAGTATGTGAAACCGACCCCAGTTCAGAGGTATGCCATACCAATTTCTCTTTCAGGGAGAGATTTGATGGCTTGTGCTCAGACGGGGTCAGGAAAGACTGCCGCATTTTGCTTTCCTATTATAAGTGGAATTCTCAGGGAGCAGTATGCTCAAAGACCACGCGTGGCACGAACTGCTTATCCTCTCGCACTTATCCTGTCACCTACACGGGAGCTTTCTTGTCAG ATACATGACGAGGCCAAAAAGTTTTCTTATCAAACTGGTGTCAAGGTTGTAGTTGCTTATGGAGGAGCACCAATCACCCAACAG TTGCGGGAGCTCGAGAGAGGAGTTGATATTCTGGTGGCAACTCCAGGAAGATTAGTGGATTTGCTTGAGAGGGCAAGGGTGTCATTGCAGATGATAAGATATTTGGCTCTTGATGAGGCAGATCGGATGCTGGATATGGGTTTTGAGCCCCAAATAAGAAAGATAGTTGAACAAATGGACATGCCTCCTCCAGGCATGAGACAGACACTGCTGTTTAGTGCAACATTTCCCAAAGAGATACAG AGACTTGCTTCAGATTTTCTTTCGAGTTATGTGTTTCTGGCTGTTGGAAGGGTTGGTTCAAGTACTGATCTAATTGCTCAAAGAGTAGAATATGTGCTTGACTCAGACAAGAGAAGCCACCTCATGGACCTTCTTCATGCTCAGAGAGAAACTGGAGTGAATGGCAAG CAAGGTTTGACTTTAGTTTTTGTGGAAACAAAGAAAGGAGCCGATGCATTGGAACACTGCTTGTGTGTTAATGGGTTTCCTGCAACTTGCATTCATGGTGACAGAACACAGCAA GAAAGAGAACAAGCATTAAGATCGTTCAAGACTGGAAACACTCCAATTCTAGTGGCCACGGATGTTGCAGCACGTGGTCTTGATATTCCGCGGGTAGCACATGTGGTAAACTTTGATCTTCCCAATGACATTGATGATTATGTGCACCGGATAGGAAGAACAGGGCGAGCTGGTAAAATGGGATTAGCAACAGCCTTCTTCAATGAGGGTAATTTGTCCATGGCTAAACCATTGGCTGATCTGATGCAAGAAGCTAATCAAGAAGTACCTGCCTGGCTCACCCGTTATGCAGCAAGGGCTTCTTATGGTGGCGGCAATAGAAATAAGCGGACAGGGGGAGCCCGTTTTGGTGGCCGTGATGTTAGGAAGGAGAGCTCATTCAATAAAGGAACTGATTACTACGGTGGAACTGGTGGTGGTTACGGTGTTCCTACCAGTTATGGCGGAGGGTATGGTCAAGGTGTGACTAGTGCTTGGGATTAG
- the LOC101511307 gene encoding histone-lysine N-methyltransferase ATXR4, whose protein sequence is MAVPLRLASSRFFFPKPLHIFSFSFSFSTSSPSPPPIRVSLTDSVGRAVFATRPIPSGYLIHTAQPAVCHPSPSALHPVCYSCLSTLSQRSPFCSHHCHQRSKEYYDVEMKANWEDFDDYCRNRGLKYPFLVKRLACMIISGVAKSDSLDILQPATLTPEMIFEMEEGFTLLRNAFTKTLVSDEQIAFLTKQWYISVLARIRINAFRIELASGSYEDLLSSAFASVEAETAVGNAVYILPSFYNHDCDPNAHIIWIDSAEAKLKALRDIDEGEEMRICYIDASLNRDARRELLFRGFGFQCNCSRCLHGD, encoded by the exons ATGGCAGTTCCACTCCGCTTGGCTTCTTCACGCTTTTTCTTCCCTAAACCCCTTCACATCTTCTCAttctcattttcattctccacctCCTCACCATCACCACCTCCTATCCGAGTCTCCCTCACGGACTCAGTGGGTCGCGCGGTCTTCGCAACTCGCCCAATCCCATCCGGCTATCTCATCCACACCGCCCAGCCCGCCGTCTGCCACCCTTCACCTTCCGCCCTTCACCCAGTCTGCTACTCCTGCCTCTCCACACTCTCTCAACGCTCCCCCTTTTGTTCTCACCATTGCCACCAACGCTCTAAG GAATATTATGATGTTGAGATGAAAGCAAATTGGGAGGATTTTGATGACTATTGCCG GAACCGTGGTTTGAAATATCCCTTTTTGGTAAAGCGGTTGGCTTGCATGATCATATCAGGAGTTGCCAAAAGTGACAGTCTTGACATTCTTCAACCTGCCACTTTGACACCCGAGATGATTTTTGAG ATGGAAGAGGGGTTCACCTTGCTAAGGAATGCCTTCACAAAGACACTTGTTTCGGATGAACAAATTGCTT TTTTAACCAAGCAATGGTACATTAGTGTTTTGGCACGAATTCGAATCAACGCATTTCGCATTGAGCTGGCTAGTGGATCATATGAAGATCTTCTTTCTTCAGCATTTGCATCTGTAGAAGCTGAAACTGCTGTTGGAAATGCTGTCTATATACTTCCTTCCTTCTACAATCATGATTGTG aTCCTAATGCACACATTATATGGATAGATAGTGCAGAGGCAAAATTGAAGGCCCTCCGTGACATTGATGAAG GTGAAGAAATGAGAATCTGCTATATTGATGCGAGTCTGAACCGCGATGCTCGGCGAGAACTATTGTTTCGAGGTTTTGGTTTTCAATGCAATTGCAGTAGGTGCTTGCATGGTGATTAG